A genomic window from Glaciihabitans sp. INWT7 includes:
- a CDS encoding HRDC domain-containing protein → MESEPENRIEPEQAPHVEVHVIETREEYLEAVAAIVAGHGPIAIDAERASGFRYSQRAYLIQIFRRGSGVFLFDPPAIGSFAELDAAIRDEEWILHAASQDLACLREVGLDPTRIFDTELGARLAGLPRVGLGTVVEDLLGIHLAKEHSAADWSTRPLPQSWLVYAALDVELLPDLRDAMATLLENGGKSEIAEQEFAAVLAREAKVVTGDAWRRLSGLHTVRGARNLAVARELWEARDAFAREIDTAPGRLVPDASLVAAAKAMPDSRHGLASLREFNGRASRSELPRWWAAIEAGRATEDLPALRVASEAMPPPRVWSDRNPVADKRLKAARAAIAVVSAEVDIPVENLLTPELLRRLSWTPPEPLDLESIGSALDGLGARPWQVDAIAQVILDAFVDASQTNEPGVEADS, encoded by the coding sequence ATCGAATCCGAGCCTGAAAATCGGATCGAACCCGAGCAGGCTCCCCACGTCGAAGTGCATGTCATCGAGACGCGCGAGGAGTACCTCGAGGCCGTCGCCGCCATAGTGGCGGGCCACGGTCCGATCGCCATCGACGCCGAGCGGGCCTCAGGCTTCCGGTACTCCCAGCGGGCGTACCTCATCCAGATCTTCCGCCGCGGTTCCGGCGTCTTCCTCTTCGACCCGCCGGCCATCGGGTCTTTTGCGGAACTCGACGCCGCCATCCGTGACGAGGAATGGATCCTGCACGCCGCGAGTCAGGACCTCGCCTGCCTGCGCGAGGTGGGGCTCGACCCCACCCGCATCTTCGACACCGAGCTCGGTGCACGGCTCGCCGGCCTTCCCCGGGTCGGGCTCGGCACGGTGGTCGAAGACCTCCTCGGCATCCACCTGGCCAAGGAACACTCGGCGGCGGACTGGTCGACACGGCCGCTGCCCCAGTCCTGGCTGGTCTACGCGGCGCTCGATGTCGAGTTGCTCCCTGACCTCAGGGACGCGATGGCCACCCTCCTCGAGAACGGCGGCAAATCCGAGATCGCCGAGCAGGAATTCGCCGCCGTGCTCGCCCGCGAAGCGAAGGTCGTCACCGGTGACGCCTGGCGCCGCCTCTCCGGGCTGCACACGGTTCGCGGGGCGCGAAACCTCGCCGTCGCCCGCGAACTCTGGGAGGCCCGCGACGCCTTCGCCCGCGAGATCGACACGGCCCCCGGACGACTCGTTCCGGATGCGTCGCTCGTCGCCGCCGCGAAAGCGATGCCGGATTCCCGCCACGGTCTCGCCTCCCTGCGCGAGTTCAACGGTCGCGCGAGCCGCTCGGAGCTTCCGCGCTGGTGGGCCGCGATCGAAGCGGGACGGGCCACTGAAGATCTGCCCGCGCTCCGGGTCGCGAGCGAGGCGATGCCGCCTCCACGGGTGTGGAGCGACCGCAACCCGGTGGCCGACAAGCGGTTGAAGGCGGCTCGCGCCGCGATCGCCGTGGTCTCGGCCGAGGTCGACATCCCGGTGGAGAATCTGCTGACTCCGGAGTTGCTCCGACGTCTCTCCTGGACTCCTCCCGAGCCGCTCGACCTCGAAAGCATCGGATCAGCCCTGGATGGCTTGGGCGCGCGGCCCTGGCAGGTTGACGCTATCGCACAGGTGATCCTCGATGCCTTTGTCGATGCCAGCCAAACGAACGAACCGGGCGTCGAGGCCGATTCGTAG